In Blastopirellula sediminis, the following proteins share a genomic window:
- a CDS encoding sigma-70 family RNA polymerase sigma factor produces MLPSIDGNDAGKHTSFAEQYIVHQERLRGYVSSLVTNWSDAEEVFQRTSLCLWRKWEAFDPARGFLPWAFGVARIEAKRYLAEKGRQQQMLSDAAMEALDKAIIQNSDAIDERLSALEHCVNKLQVANRALLRALYQKNASVEEAAATFGLTANAVYKRVRKIRELLHRCIDRQLSPAGDQP; encoded by the coding sequence ATGCTTCCATCTATCGACGGCAACGACGCCGGCAAACATACCAGTTTTGCCGAACAGTACATCGTTCATCAGGAACGACTGCGCGGTTACGTCAGCTCGCTGGTCACGAACTGGAGCGACGCCGAGGAAGTCTTCCAGCGGACCAGTCTCTGCCTCTGGCGGAAGTGGGAAGCGTTTGACCCGGCCCGGGGATTTTTGCCCTGGGCGTTCGGGGTCGCGCGGATTGAGGCGAAACGGTACCTCGCCGAAAAAGGGCGCCAGCAGCAGATGCTGAGCGACGCGGCGATGGAGGCCCTGGATAAAGCGATCATTCAGAACAGCGACGCGATCGACGAGCGGCTCTCGGCCCTCGAGCATTGCGTCAACAAGCTGCAGGTCGCCAACCGCGCCCTGCTGCGAGCCCTTTACCAGAAGAACGCCTCGGTCGAAGAGGCGGCCGCGACCTTCGGCCTAACTGCCAACGCCGTCTACAAACGGGTCCGAAAAATTCGGGAACTGCTGCATCGTTGCATCGATCGCCAACTCTCGCCGGCGGGAGATCAACCATGA
- a CDS encoding FecR domain-containing protein, whose translation MSDHKGPYGEMIADVEICDLIDACVSNQATPDQWLRLSRLIVDREDVRACYAAQSMANARLAALLQIGEQDELGVFTQIEQEPAPRVMSSIPKRKPAIEISSEALLTLLCGAAAVVLVCGVVMSQWLITTRVDSGPIAVTEQVPPAVLRQVEANAGAEIAVHPRELFASTLIELPSGKYEATTSVGATIKLAGPARLRIEDHLTWKLFTGKMVVHAPPAAKGFTVKTDNAEIVDLGTEFGVIVDSAGVTSVAVFDGKVDLASGESQKSLVIGDGFTISKTGRLDHLSIIDPSRFEEPGEDLTPPLISEVRNNSLISFGACQIIRGGFREDALAYVDRKHQWNGVDASGLPEELVGVDYVRMVNDWKFDEQIEERDDLEFAVTFARPATVYLLVDERITPPIWLRRNFAKTGMQVGLDEGTHNCVRTGLSYEKEQAKGPGNSIDVVMRVWKTDLPEGGELKIGPIGSKSRGWVVPCIVARPL comes from the coding sequence ATGAGCGACCATAAAGGCCCCTACGGCGAAATGATCGCCGACGTCGAAATCTGCGACCTGATTGACGCTTGCGTCTCGAACCAGGCGACTCCCGATCAATGGCTTCGGTTGAGCCGCTTGATCGTCGATCGCGAAGACGTCCGCGCTTGTTATGCGGCGCAGTCGATGGCTAACGCTCGTTTGGCCGCCCTATTGCAGATTGGCGAACAAGACGAGCTGGGCGTTTTCACGCAGATCGAACAAGAGCCGGCCCCGCGCGTCATGTCGTCGATTCCAAAGCGAAAGCCGGCGATCGAAATCAGCTCCGAAGCGCTCCTCACGTTGCTGTGCGGCGCTGCTGCCGTTGTGCTGGTCTGCGGCGTTGTGATGAGCCAGTGGCTCATTACTACTCGGGTCGATAGCGGTCCGATCGCGGTTACCGAGCAAGTCCCACCAGCAGTTTTGCGACAGGTCGAAGCGAACGCAGGGGCTGAAATCGCCGTTCACCCACGCGAACTGTTCGCCAGCACGCTGATCGAGTTGCCCAGCGGTAAGTACGAAGCGACCACCTCGGTCGGAGCGACGATCAAATTGGCCGGCCCGGCTCGTCTGCGAATCGAGGACCATCTGACGTGGAAACTCTTCACGGGCAAGATGGTCGTCCACGCTCCTCCTGCGGCCAAAGGCTTTACCGTCAAAACCGACAATGCCGAGATTGTCGATCTGGGAACGGAGTTCGGCGTCATCGTCGATTCCGCGGGAGTCACCAGCGTCGCGGTCTTTGACGGCAAAGTCGACCTCGCGTCAGGAGAAAGTCAAAAGTCGTTGGTTATCGGCGACGGCTTTACCATCAGCAAGACCGGACGACTCGATCACTTGTCGATCATCGACCCTTCCCGCTTTGAAGAGCCGGGCGAAGATTTGACCCCTCCGCTCATTTCGGAGGTGCGGAACAACAGTCTGATTTCGTTCGGCGCATGCCAGATTATCCGGGGCGGCTTCCGTGAGGATGCGCTCGCCTACGTCGATCGTAAGCATCAATGGAATGGCGTCGACGCGAGCGGCTTGCCGGAAGAACTGGTCGGGGTCGACTACGTGCGGATGGTCAATGACTGGAAGTTCGACGAGCAGATCGAGGAGCGTGACGATCTGGAATTCGCCGTGACGTTCGCTCGGCCGGCGACCGTCTATCTGCTGGTCGACGAGCGTATAACGCCGCCGATCTGGTTGCGCCGCAATTTCGCCAAGACCGGCATGCAGGTCGGCTTGGATGAAGGGACGCACAACTGCGTACGTACCGGATTGAGCTACGAGAAAGAACAAGCGAAAGGCCCCGGCAATTCGATTGACGTGGTCATGCGAGTTTGGAAGACCGATCTCCCTGAGGGGGGCGAACTGAAGATAGGTCCCATCGGAAGCAAGAGCAGAGGCTGGGTCGTGCCATGTATTGTGGCGCGTCCCCTGTAA
- a CDS encoding DUF1559 domain-containing protein — translation MSLSRKKGFTLVELLVVIAIIGVLIALLLPAVQQAREAARRMQCTNHMKQLGLALHNYHDTYRAFPAISYDHEVNGGDEARHASWSWGTLILSQLEQGAAYDILAPSRPDRLHEAVTKPAKLAVLQTPLTTWRCPSDTGPELNSHYKINDGSGTAGNRKELATANYVGVNSAGDVDRANTHNGIFVPGTNVQGNKRWVVAMRDILDGTSNTAMVGERAWMQNGVEIGAAVVFGHNGNADIENNADYNNGFITVVGGGKPHINTIDTCGSGCNDNDGRQGFSSMHPGGAQFLFGDGSVHFLSENIDDNIGGGTDSTYERLMNRYDGQPVGAY, via the coding sequence ATGTCCTTATCTAGAAAGAAAGGTTTCACCCTGGTGGAACTGCTGGTGGTGATCGCCATCATCGGCGTTTTGATCGCACTGCTCTTGCCGGCAGTGCAGCAAGCCCGCGAAGCCGCGCGGCGCATGCAATGCACCAATCACATGAAGCAGTTGGGATTGGCGCTGCACAACTATCACGACACGTACCGCGCGTTTCCCGCGATCAGCTACGATCACGAAGTGAACGGCGGCGACGAAGCCCGGCACGCTAGTTGGAGCTGGGGGACTTTGATTCTGTCGCAATTGGAACAAGGCGCCGCCTACGATATCCTGGCGCCCAGCCGCCCGGACCGTCTGCATGAAGCAGTGACCAAGCCGGCCAAGCTGGCGGTGCTGCAAACGCCGCTGACCACCTGGCGCTGTCCGTCCGACACCGGTCCCGAGTTGAACTCGCACTACAAGATCAACGACGGATCGGGCACCGCGGGCAATCGGAAAGAATTGGCGACCGCCAACTACGTCGGCGTGAATAGCGCCGGCGACGTTGATCGCGCCAACACCCACAACGGCATCTTCGTCCCCGGCACCAACGTGCAAGGGAACAAACGCTGGGTCGTCGCGATGCGCGACATTCTGGACGGGACCAGCAACACGGCGATGGTCGGCGAACGGGCCTGGATGCAAAACGGGGTCGAAATTGGCGCCGCGGTCGTCTTTGGCCACAACGGCAACGCCGATATCGAAAACAACGCCGACTACAACAACGGGTTCATCACCGTCGTCGGCGGAGGAAAGCCGCATATCAACACGATTGATACCTGCGGATCGGGATGCAATGACAACGACGGCCGCCAAGGCTTTTCGAGCATGCACCCGGGCGGCGCTCAATTTCTGTTTGGAGACGGATCGGTCCACTTCCTGAGTGAGAACATTGACGACAACATCGGCGGTGGAACCGACTCGACCTACGAGCGATTGATGAATCGCTACGATGGTCAGCCGGTCGGCGCGTACTAA
- a CDS encoding carboxypeptidase-like regulatory domain-containing protein, with the protein MYRMISNSPWLALAIMTAAFVGCGNDLPPVGEVYGTVKLNGEPVEGCQVMFEPIAGGRSSSAMTDADGRYTLRYNGDADGALLGKHKVRLITARGTRRDDNGRIVDPGVKEKLPKEYNSETTQVVEVTSGDNPIDFEVAVSK; encoded by the coding sequence ATGTATCGAATGATTTCCAACAGCCCTTGGCTGGCGCTAGCGATAATGACTGCGGCGTTCGTCGGCTGCGGCAACGACCTGCCGCCGGTCGGAGAAGTCTATGGAACGGTCAAACTGAACGGCGAACCGGTCGAAGGTTGCCAGGTAATGTTTGAGCCGATCGCCGGCGGCCGAAGTTCCTCGGCGATGACCGACGCCGACGGACGTTATACCTTGCGTTACAACGGAGACGCCGACGGCGCGTTGCTGGGCAAACACAAAGTGCGGTTGATCACGGCGCGCGGGACGCGACGAGACGACAATGGGCGGATCGTCGATCCCGGCGTCAAAGAAAAGTTGCCGAAGGAATACAACAGCGAAACGACGCAGGTCGTCGAAGTGACCTCCGGCGACAATCCGATCGATTTCGAGGTGGCTGTCAGCAAGTAG
- a CDS encoding sigma-70 family RNA polymerase sigma factor, producing the protein MISTPDPSATNQSSFAEAYIANQERLKGYVYSLVFNWNDAEEVFQRTSLGLWKKWEQFDPEREFLPWAFGMARIEAKRFLAEKGKQELMLSDAAMEALDTALVDRADGWNERLAALEQCVKKLPTQQRSMLWASYKKASSVEQIGQMFGLSANAVYKRLRRIREQLHQCIDLRIAMGGDGK; encoded by the coding sequence ATGATATCGACCCCAGATCCCTCTGCGACGAACCAGTCCAGCTTCGCCGAAGCCTATATCGCGAACCAGGAACGGCTAAAGGGATACGTCTATTCCCTGGTCTTCAACTGGAATGACGCCGAGGAGGTCTTTCAGCGGACCAGTCTCGGACTCTGGAAGAAGTGGGAGCAGTTCGATCCTGAGCGAGAATTTCTTCCCTGGGCGTTCGGCATGGCCCGCATCGAAGCGAAGCGTTTTCTGGCCGAAAAGGGGAAGCAGGAGCTGATGTTGAGCGACGCCGCGATGGAAGCGCTCGATACGGCGCTGGTCGATCGCGCCGACGGCTGGAACGAACGTCTCGCCGCGCTGGAACAATGCGTCAAGAAGCTGCCGACGCAACAACGCTCGATGCTGTGGGCCTCTTATAAGAAAGCGAGCAGCGTGGAGCAAATTGGTCAGATGTTCGGGCTTTCGGCGAACGCCGTGTACAAGCGACTGCGGCGCATTCGCGAGCAGCTCCATCAATGCATTGATCTGCGGATTGCAATGGGAGGCGACGGGAAATGA
- a CDS encoding FecR domain-containing protein gives MNSRRAVQGKLVANAAVLDLIDLCLTDRATPDQWKTLSQLIVDEPLVRDCFAAQAIASSRLAMIAGFEVSPAEPVATRLAAELATPVKRSWSPRLPKVQIPVSRAALVTLAAGVMLVLVGYGALVGYQSWVSSGVPTANLASGGVPAAVRIFNVAGETEPREFHGTEVFELPSGSYQAETSAGARIQLTGPIRVRVESPLAWRLFYGKMIADVPPEGYGFTIQTNQAKVIDLGTKFGVAVDRDGDTKVVVYEGNVELVSGRKKKSLTVGDAWTVPTTEQFEPLTFSDPVTFLEAGDIPPSVIGKVMHNGVDRRATYQIVRAGFQEDALAYTDRVHQWNGILSSGLPPQLLGLDYVRMANDWKFDANDSLRDDLEITYEFNRPAVAYLLVDERLAKPPWLRQNFRDTGWVIGLDKGSHHDPETRLSYELDQAKGAGASIDVLLRVWRVVLPEGGELKIGPIGNQKDDWVVPCLVARPI, from the coding sequence ATGAACTCGCGTCGTGCTGTACAAGGAAAACTGGTCGCCAACGCAGCGGTTCTCGATCTGATCGATCTTTGCTTGACCGATCGAGCGACTCCGGATCAGTGGAAGACTCTCAGTCAATTAATCGTTGACGAGCCGCTGGTTCGCGATTGCTTCGCCGCGCAGGCGATCGCCAGTTCTCGCCTGGCGATGATCGCCGGGTTTGAAGTTTCGCCCGCGGAGCCAGTGGCGACGCGTCTCGCTGCAGAGTTGGCGACGCCAGTCAAACGATCATGGTCCCCGCGTTTGCCGAAGGTCCAAATTCCGGTCAGCCGCGCGGCGCTGGTCACCTTAGCCGCTGGCGTGATGCTGGTCCTGGTCGGGTATGGCGCGCTGGTAGGCTATCAAAGCTGGGTTTCCAGCGGCGTCCCAACCGCGAATCTTGCCAGCGGCGGCGTCCCGGCTGCGGTCCGAATCTTTAACGTTGCCGGCGAAACCGAACCACGCGAATTTCACGGCACCGAAGTTTTTGAGCTTCCCAGCGGCAGTTACCAGGCTGAGACTTCGGCTGGCGCTCGCATTCAACTGACCGGGCCGATCCGCGTGCGGGTCGAAAGTCCGCTCGCGTGGCGGTTGTTCTACGGAAAAATGATCGCCGACGTTCCACCGGAAGGTTATGGCTTCACGATTCAGACGAACCAGGCGAAGGTGATCGATCTGGGGACGAAGTTTGGCGTCGCCGTCGATCGAGACGGCGACACCAAGGTGGTCGTCTACGAGGGGAACGTCGAGCTTGTTTCCGGTCGCAAGAAAAAGTCGCTGACGGTCGGGGACGCATGGACGGTTCCGACGACCGAACAGTTTGAGCCGCTCACCTTTTCCGATCCGGTAACGTTCCTGGAAGCTGGCGACATTCCTCCGTCGGTGATCGGCAAGGTGATGCATAACGGCGTCGATCGCCGAGCGACCTATCAGATTGTGCGAGCCGGCTTCCAAGAGGATGCGCTCGCCTACACCGATCGCGTGCATCAGTGGAACGGAATTCTCTCTTCCGGATTGCCGCCGCAACTGCTCGGTTTGGACTACGTCCGGATGGCGAACGATTGGAAGTTCGATGCGAACGACAGTCTCCGCGACGATCTGGAGATCACCTATGAGTTTAACCGCCCAGCCGTCGCCTATTTGCTGGTCGACGAACGTCTGGCGAAACCGCCATGGCTGCGGCAGAACTTTCGTGATACCGGTTGGGTGATCGGGCTCGATAAGGGATCGCACCACGATCCGGAAACGCGCCTCAGCTACGAGCTCGATCAGGCGAAAGGCGCCGGCGCCTCCATCGACGTCCTCTTGCGTGTGTGGCGCGTCGTCTTGCCCGAAGGGGGCGAGTTGAAGATTGGCCCTATTGGAAATCAAAAGGACGACTGGGTAGTTCCCTGCCTGGTCGCACGTCCGATTTAA
- a CDS encoding DUF1559 family PulG-like putative transporter — MNACRKRGFTLVELLVVIAIIGVLIALLLPAVQQAREAARRMQCTNHLKQLALALHNYHDTFGVFPAISYDHEVNGGDENRHASWSWGTCILPQIEQSNAYDILAPSHPDRLHEAVNKADKLRVLQTPISSWRCPSDVGPELNSHLTINNGSGNQAQDVQIATANYLGVNHSGDIGRTTKNAAVNGIFVAGTNVAQNRRMVCRLRDVLDGTSNTAMVGERAWMLGGVELGAGLVFGHTGNEDIEDSHNYKDGFIAVVGAGKTHINMNDTCGTGCDDRDGRQGFSSLHPGGAQFAFADGSVHFLNENIDDDFGGPVDTTYERILSCNDGQVTGNY, encoded by the coding sequence ATGAACGCTTGCCGAAAGAGAGGTTTCACCCTGGTGGAACTGCTAGTTGTGATCGCCATCATCGGCGTCTTGATCGCTTTGCTGTTGCCTGCGGTTCAGCAGGCCCGCGAAGCGGCTCGCCGGATGCAGTGCACCAACCATCTGAAGCAACTCGCTTTGGCGCTGCACAACTACCACGATACCTTTGGCGTCTTTCCGGCGATCAGCTACGACCACGAAGTGAACGGCGGCGACGAGAACAGACACGCCAGCTGGAGCTGGGGAACCTGCATCCTGCCGCAGATCGAACAAAGCAACGCCTATGACATTCTTGCGCCGAGCCATCCCGATCGTTTGCATGAAGCGGTCAACAAGGCGGACAAGCTGCGCGTGCTGCAAACGCCGATTTCCTCGTGGCGTTGTCCCTCGGACGTTGGACCGGAACTGAACAGCCATCTGACGATCAACAATGGTTCTGGCAACCAGGCGCAAGACGTGCAAATCGCGACAGCCAACTACCTGGGGGTGAATCATAGCGGCGACATTGGCCGGACCACCAAGAACGCTGCGGTGAACGGGATCTTTGTCGCCGGGACGAACGTCGCTCAGAACCGCCGCATGGTCTGCCGCTTGCGAGACGTGCTGGACGGTACCAGCAACACGGCGATGGTCGGCGAACGGGCCTGGATGCTCGGCGGCGTCGAACTGGGCGCCGGGCTGGTCTTCGGCCACACCGGCAACGAAGACATTGAAGATAGCCACAACTACAAAGATGGCTTCATTGCGGTGGTCGGCGCCGGCAAGACGCACATCAATATGAACGACACCTGCGGCACCGGCTGCGACGATCGCGACGGCCGCCAGGGATTCTCCAGCTTGCATCCAGGGGGCGCCCAGTTCGCCTTCGCCGACGGTTCGGTTCACTTCCTGAACGAGAACATCGACGACGACTTTGGCGGTCCGGTCGATACGACCTACGAACGCATCTTGTCGTGCAACGATGGACAAGTGACCGGCAACTACTAA
- a CDS encoding carboxypeptidase-like regulatory domain-containing protein: protein MIRGFHFGRLLALTAIGAALVGCSDGNTPPLGDVHGQVTYNGTPVDGCNVIFTPAASGRSSSAVTDADGYYVLKYSATAAGALVGEHRVELTTARDRIVSDEGQLRDAGRKEIFPKEYNAETTQVVEVTGWDNTIDFHVVGK from the coding sequence ATGATTCGCGGTTTTCATTTCGGCAGATTGTTAGCGCTCACGGCAATCGGCGCGGCATTGGTTGGATGTAGTGACGGAAACACGCCGCCGCTGGGCGACGTTCATGGGCAAGTGACCTACAACGGGACGCCGGTCGACGGTTGCAACGTCATCTTTACGCCGGCGGCGAGCGGACGAAGCTCAAGCGCTGTGACTGACGCCGACGGATATTACGTGTTGAAATATAGCGCCACCGCCGCTGGGGCGCTGGTTGGCGAACATCGCGTCGAGTTGACCACTGCTCGCGACCGAATCGTCAGCGACGAAGGGCAACTGCGTGACGCCGGCCGGAAGGAGATTTTCCCGAAGGAATACAACGCCGAAACGACGCAGGTCGTGGAAGTGACCGGTTGGGATAATACGATTGATTTTCACGTCGTCGGCAAATAG